A single genomic interval of Juglans regia cultivar Chandler chromosome 1, Walnut 2.0, whole genome shotgun sequence harbors:
- the LOC109020183 gene encoding succinate dehydrogenase assembly factor 1, mitochondrial-like isoform X2 gives MGASSGPRFSGMQKQVLSLYRGFLRAARSKSAEDGQKIESIVSAEFRHNSKQIDRKNFLYIEYLLRRGKKQLDQLKSPDTIGLSSLNISVSETKSPEP, from the coding sequence ATGGGAGCCTCCAGTGGTCCGAGGTTTTCTGGAATGCAGAAACAAGTACTCAGTCTATACAGAGGGTTTTTGCGAGCTGCTCGGTCAAAATCTGCCGAAGATGGACAAAAGATTGAATCCATTGTGTCAGCTGAGTTCCGTCATAATTCCAAGCAAATAGATCGCAAAAACTTCCTCTACATCGAGTACTTACTTCGCCGAGGTAAGAAACAGCTTGATCAGCTCAAAAGTCCTGATACTATTGGGTTGTCATCTTTGAACATCAGTGTCTCTGAAACCAAATCTCCTGAGCCTTGA
- the LOC109001409 gene encoding disease resistance protein RPM1 translates to MAFPVDDTISKVISILENEVSLVAGISYELHEIKHELTSMRSFLEDADTKGAYTEGEKVWVANVREVAYDVEDIIDELMYHISRPQQSLKFTRLLQKIIEFPNIWLRHRLAIKLRKISTITKSIPERHQRYAVHHVEGVTVTLHDEPKWVRNLRESALFTGNEELVGIQHDKETLLRLLMDEEPRRAVISVVGMGGSGKTTLVASVYNTPIVKQHFDCYAWISVSQTYVIEDLLRGMIQEFYQAAREFLPKDLNTLSFRQLVETLANFLRPLRYVVVLDDVWNVNLWTEIKVSLPDGDFGSRVLLTTRKENIASSSFGVQTYVHHIQPLGKDEAWALFCLKAFSSNPANLCPLELEFIARDIVGKCQGLPLAIVALGGLMASKKFETEWRTVLNSLNWELSNNPMLEVVKSVLLLSFDDLPYRLKHCFLYCCIFPEDYLIRRNRLIRLWMAEGFIEEVRGLTPEEVGESYLIELGHRNMLQVVKNSSGRPKSCKMHDLMRELALTKSEREKLCFIHDGREPLRENGARRLSTKKCDKKFESWPCISRLRSFFVFLDTIDSPSSLYSLPSGFRLLRVIDVQYVPIRKLPDEVGNLFNLRNMNLEGTCIQELPKSIGRLRNLQSLNLFQTKVKALPRGICNLQNLRYLIVCHYNLELVDDFNYINGSPAPSNVRNLKSLQVLHFVKVNDAISRHVEKLTQLTCIGIRKEREVDERVLCSSIEKLNRLCHLMLMASSEDEVLHLDALSSPPPNLRRLNLIGKLGKVPPWFFSLQSLKALFLSWSRLPEDPLPYIQSLPNLRRLTLVNAYVGNWLCFRTGFCHLKSLILRNFPQLIGIVIEKGAMQSLENLWFSKCMELKMMPQGIEHLTNVQQISLTSVRQ, encoded by the coding sequence ATGGCCTTTCCAGTGGACGACACCATTAGCAAAGTAATTTCCATTCTCGAGAACGAGGTGTCCTTGGTGGCAGGGATTTCTTATGAGCTTCACGAAATTAAGCACGAGTTAACAAGCATGAGGTCCTTTCTAGAGGATGCAGATACCAAAGGAGCTTACACCGAAGGTGAAAAGGTTTGGGTGGCGAACGTGAGGGAAGTAGCATACGATGTCGAAGACATCATCGACGAGCTCATGTACCATATCAGTCGGCCACAACAATCTCTCAAATTCACACGGTTGCTCCAGAAAATCATCGAGTTTCCGAACATTTGGCTGAGGCATCGCCTTGCAATCAAATTACGAAAAATCAGTACTATCACCAAGTCTATTCCGGAGAGACACCAGCGATATGCTGTTCATCATGTCGAAGGGGTAACCGTAACCCTCCATGATGAGCCAAAATGGGTTCGGAACCTTCGCGAGTCGGCTCTCTTCACGGGCAACGAAGAGCTTGTTGGGATTCAGCATGACAAGGAAACGTTGTTACGGTTATTGATGGATGAAGAACCACGTCGCGCTGTTATTTCAGTTGTTGGCATGGGTGGTTCAGGTAAGACAACTCTTGTTGCCAGTGTTTACAATACTCCTATAGTGAAGCAACATTTTGATTGCTATGCGTGGATCTCGGTGTCCCAAACTTATGTCATTGAAGACTTGCTTAGGGGTATGATCCAGGAGTTCTACCAAGCTGCAAGGGAATTCTTACCGAAGGATCTCAACACCTTGAGCTTCAGACAGTTGGTAGAGACGCTTGCTAATTTCCTAAGGCCTTTAAGGTATGTTGTTGTTTTAGATGACGTATGGAATGTGAATCTTTGGACTGAAATTAAAGTATCACTCCCAGATGGTGATTTTGGAAGTCGGGTGTTGCTTACAACGAGGAAAGAAAATATTGCTTCGTCTTCCTTTGGAGTACAAACCTATGTTCACCATATTCAACCATTGGGAAAGGATGAGGCTTGGGCCCTGTTTTGTCTGAAAGCATTCTCAAGCAATCCTGCTAATCTCTGTCCCCTCGAGCTTGAATTCATAGCAAGGGACATCGTGGGCAAATGCCAGGGCCTTCCACTTGCAATTGTAGCTTTAGGAGGTCTGATGGCCTCCAAGAAGTTTGAAACGGAATGGAGAACAGTTTTGAATAGCTTGAATTGGGAATTAAGCAACAATCCAATGTTGGAAGTAGTCAAGAGCGTGTTGTTGCTAAGCTTTGATGATTTGCCATACCGACTTAAGCATTGTTTCTTGTATTGTTGCATATTCCCGGAAGATTATCTGATACGGAGAAATAGACTGATCAGGCTCTGGATGGCAGAAGGTTTTATAGAAGAAGTTAGAGGCCTGACACCAGAAGAAGTTGGTGAGAGCTACCTTATCGAACTTGGACACCGAAACATGCTTCAAGTTGTCAAGAACTCATCTGGTCGGCCAAAATCATGTAAGATGCACGATCTTATGCGAGAACTTGCTCTCACGAAGTCAGAAAGAGAAAAACTTTGTTTCATACATGATGGCCGCGAACCATTAAGAGAGAATGGGGCACGTCGATTGTCGACTAAAAAATGTGACAAGAAGTTCGAGTCATGGCCATGCATTTCTCGGCTTcgatctttctttgttttcctcGATACAATTGACTCTCCATCATCTCTATATTCACTTCCATCTGGTTTTAGGCTTCTAAGGGTCATAGATGTGCAATATGTACCAATCCGCAAGTTGCCAGATGAAGTAGGGAATTTGTTCAACTTAAGAAACATGAACTTGGAGGGAACTTGCATACAGGAGCTTCCAAAATCCATAGGGAGACTTCGCAACCTGCAGAGTTTAAATCTTTTTCAGACAAAAGTAAAGGCACTTCCCCGAGGAATATGCAATTTGCAAAACTTGAGGTATTTGATCGTGTGCCATTACAATCTTGAATTAGTTGATGATTTCAACTACATAAATGGATCACCGGCACCATCAAATGTGAGAAATTTAAAGAGCCTTCAAGTTCTGCATTTTGTCAAAGTGAATGATGCTATATCGAGACATGTGGAGAAACTGACCCAACTCACTTGCATTGGCATtaggaaagaaagagaagtgGACGAGAGGGTCCTGTGCTCTTCAATTGAAAAGTTGAATCGCCTTTGCCACTTAATGTTAATGGCTTCAAGTGAGGATGAAGTCCTTCATCTGGATGCACTATCATCACCTCCTCCCAACCTTCGGAGACTTAACTTGATTGGGAAATTGGGCAAAGTTCCACCATGGTTTTTCTCACTTCAGAGCCTTAAGGCTTTGTTCTTAAGTTGGTCACGACTGCCTGAAGACCCACTTCCTTACATCCAATCGCTACCTAACCTGCGTAGGCTTACTCTTGTCAATGCTTATGTGGGAAACTGGCTATGCTTTCGTACAGGTTTCTGTCATCTAAAAAGTCTGATCTTGCGTAATTTTCCTCAGTTGATTGGCATAGTCATTGAGAAAGGGGCTATGCAAAGTCTTGAGAATCTATGGTTTAGCAAATGCATGGAGTTGAAGATGATGCCTCAAGGTATCGAGCATCTTACAAATGTCCAACAAATTAGTTTAACGAGTGTTCGGCAATAA
- the LOC109001266 gene encoding uncharacterized protein LOC109001266, with translation MAGKRKLSEWVNGKEVNLEEFSEEFRAAMTLLAIKHAKADEKIAMALLERAKRSRFTEEHAKTKPKPIQSSHSQTYQHFGPYSPPDCPPVPSLSGLIIGACSKPFEKQLTPTDVRTDQCRLSFNKADVENFLLPLLNKSDDLVRGTPVTVYDMNGRKECSMTFKRWASKFHVLTEGWNKFCKEHELRKYEDFVTVWMFRHVRSGELCFVLSMRRMPVFKPLKRSRTTNDN, from the coding sequence ATGGCCGGGAAAAGAAAGTTAAGTGAATGGGTGAATGGCAAAGAAGTTAACCTTGAGGAGTTTAGCGAGGAGTTCAGAGCTGCTATGACTCTTCTAGCGATAAAGCATGCAAAAGCAGACGAAAAGATAGCCATGGCTTTGCTTGAACGTGCAAAAAGATCAAGATTTACTGAGGAACATGCAAAAACCAAGCCAAAACCCATTCAAAGTTCACATTCACAGACATACCAACATTTCGGCCCCTACAGTCCCCCAGACTGCCCCCCGGTGCCGAGCCTCAGCGGCCTGATCATAGGAGCGTGCTCTAAGCCTTTTGAGAAGCAGTTGACACCTACTGACGTGAGGACTGACCAATGCAGATTGTCTTTCAACAAAGCAGACGTCGAGAACTTCCTCTTGCCACTGCTGAACAAGAGCGACGATCTTGTTCGGGGAACTCCGGTCACTGTGTATGACATGAATGGCCGTAAAGAGTGTTCGATGACGTTCAAGCGCTGGGCTTCCAAGTTTCACGTTCTTACGGAAGGGTGGAATAAGTTTTGCAAAGAACATGAGCTGCGAAAGTATGAAGATTTCGTTACGGTGTGGATGTTCCGCCATGTTCGCAGTGGAGAACTTTGCTTTGTCTTGTCCATGAGAAGAATGCCTGTGTTCAAGCCCTTAAAGAGATCGAGGACCACAAATGATAATTAA